In the Verrucomicrobiia bacterium genome, one interval contains:
- a CDS encoding glycosyltransferase family 4 protein has product MTRKSSKKSGKGTDFIDRLSLKAEQFANRARRIGGKFSPSLISKKMAAGESTLTTGEVYALRGYHEKEVPEPVIARMKQLVLSSGLFDAEYYLSHNSDVKKSGMDPLDHYVKYGAYEGRDPSELFNAKYYLATNADVRELRINPLIHYLLEGKEEGRLKLPPKVELFKPSGTKRVDIINVNFYDWRGEVLYKGGAERYVFDLALIIKAMGYTPRIIQNATTPFSKVYRGVDVVGVKTNASSMRGISKAYREVCQDAELIIASPLDLACELGGLPVIGINHGIHWDTSNRHLYSHRSDEYHDIFDALNNSQAAICVDTNFVNWTRTYDYDFGKKLTYVPNYYDKNNFKPKTKDFTGKLTITYPRRLYPARGIYITLEAFDTILKNRSDVELRLVGQTDDTEVKAAVATLMNTYKGQVFQDEFAMEDMHKAYEDSHVVLIPTLFSEGTSLSCLEGMATNNAVVATNVGGLPNLIINNYNGLLIDPRADALVEAIETLVTDRSKISSMAEKGLEIAKTFEKQNWDAHWKKILTEVLQ; this is encoded by the coding sequence ATGACAAGAAAAAGCAGCAAGAAGAGCGGAAAAGGAACGGATTTTATCGATCGCCTTTCTTTAAAGGCAGAACAGTTTGCCAATAGAGCGCGAAGAATTGGTGGAAAATTCTCACCAAGCCTGATTAGTAAAAAGATGGCGGCTGGGGAGTCAACCTTAACGACCGGTGAAGTATATGCCCTTCGTGGGTATCACGAAAAAGAGGTGCCAGAGCCAGTAATTGCGCGCATGAAGCAGCTCGTGCTTTCATCGGGGTTGTTTGACGCCGAGTATTACCTAAGCCATAACAGTGATGTCAAAAAAAGTGGCATGGATCCGCTCGATCACTACGTTAAATATGGTGCTTACGAGGGCCGAGACCCAAGTGAGTTATTCAATGCAAAATATTACCTTGCCACAAACGCTGATGTTCGTGAACTACGGATTAACCCGCTTATACACTACTTGCTTGAAGGCAAGGAAGAAGGTCGGTTAAAGCTACCGCCAAAAGTAGAATTATTCAAGCCTTCTGGCACGAAACGCGTCGATATTATTAACGTTAACTTTTACGATTGGCGAGGCGAAGTGCTGTATAAGGGCGGTGCCGAGCGATATGTGTTCGACCTGGCGCTAATCATTAAAGCTATGGGGTACACGCCGCGTATAATCCAGAATGCTACGACGCCTTTTAGTAAAGTCTACCGGGGCGTCGATGTTGTAGGGGTTAAAACGAATGCCAGCAGCATGCGAGGAATCTCGAAAGCTTACCGCGAAGTGTGCCAGGACGCCGAACTTATTATTGCATCCCCCCTCGATCTTGCCTGCGAGCTTGGCGGCTTGCCGGTGATTGGTATTAATCATGGCATTCATTGGGATACGAGCAATCGACATTTATACTCCCATCGCTCAGATGAATACCACGATATTTTTGATGCGCTCAACAATAGCCAGGCAGCTATCTGTGTTGATACCAATTTTGTTAACTGGACGCGTACCTACGATTATGATTTTGGCAAGAAGCTCACCTATGTGCCTAATTACTATGATAAAAATAACTTTAAGCCAAAAACCAAAGATTTTACCGGCAAGCTAACCATCACTTACCCGCGGAGGCTGTACCCGGCACGAGGTATTTATATCACGCTTGAAGCTTTTGATACAATTCTCAAAAACCGCTCAGATGTTGAGTTGCGGCTTGTCGGCCAAACCGACGATACAGAGGTGAAGGCAGCGGTCGCTACACTCATGAACACTTACAAGGGCCAGGTATTTCAGGATGAATTTGCTATGGAAGATATGCACAAAGCCTACGAAGATAGCCATGTCGTGCTTATTCCCACCTTGTTTTCCGAAGGCACCTCGCTTTCGTGCCTCGAAGGCATGGCGACGAATAACGCCGTAGTGGCGACAAACGTTGGGGGGCTGCCAAACCTAATTATCAATAATTACAACGGTTTATTAATTGATCCACGGGCGGATGCTTTGGTCGAAGCGATAGAGACTCTGGTTACCGATAGAAGCAAGATAAGCTCGATGGCGGAAAAAGGCTTGGAGATTGCCAAAACCTTTGAAAAGCAGAACTGGGACGCCCATTGGAAGAAAATATTAACGGAGGTGCTGCAATGA
- a CDS encoding AAA family ATPase, whose amino-acid sequence MKLIFIYGPPAVGKLTIAEVLSKRTGIALFHNHLSRDLVADIYNDNVTDHYELVDTIRLNVLDYCSKHGTDLIFTYVYEGKDDDATVQRFIQTVEENKGEVVFVELSANREDLIERVSNESRKRYKKLTNPVILAKMTKNMSNFSIPFVTPLKINTSELDTYEAAGVIAKSIGLVS is encoded by the coding sequence ATGAAACTGATATTTATATACGGACCGCCTGCGGTCGGCAAATTAACCATCGCCGAGGTTCTTTCGAAGCGCACCGGTATTGCCCTGTTTCATAATCATCTATCCAGAGACTTGGTGGCCGATATTTACAATGACAACGTGACAGATCACTACGAACTCGTCGACACTATCCGACTCAACGTTCTTGATTACTGCTCGAAGCACGGCACTGATCTTATATTTACGTATGTATATGAAGGAAAGGATGACGATGCGACTGTTCAGCGTTTCATCCAGACGGTAGAAGAGAACAAGGGCGAAGTTGTTTTTGTAGAACTATCGGCTAATCGAGAAGATCTAATTGAACGGGTAAGCAATGAATCGCGAAAACGATACAAGAAGCTGACTAACCCGGTGATACTCGCTAAAATGACCAAGAATATGAGCAACTTTTCTATTCCATTCGTGACTCCCTTAAAAATTAATACCTCAGAATTAGATACCTATGAAGCAGCTGGTGTGATTGCAAAGAGCATTGGATTAGTTTCGTAA
- a CDS encoding GNAT family N-acetyltransferase, with amino-acid sequence MNQKVELQAAGESDEAVLSELLYEYQKELLPYTKAPESAIKSYKYLPNYFTDSDRAAFFIMVNGSIGGFVLINKHTIIEKDAHSIAEFYVKPAFRKSGVGQKAAQLVFKKFPGKWEVAQIAANKPAINFWRETISAITGGKYNEVVLDTNSWQGPVQTFTIT; translated from the coding sequence ATGAACCAAAAAGTCGAGCTGCAGGCGGCAGGAGAGAGTGATGAGGCCGTATTGTCTGAACTTCTTTATGAGTATCAGAAAGAACTTCTTCCCTATACCAAAGCGCCAGAGAGTGCCATAAAAAGCTATAAATATTTGCCAAATTATTTTACGGATAGCGATAGAGCGGCCTTTTTCATTATGGTAAATGGTAGTATCGGTGGTTTTGTTTTAATCAACAAGCACACAATCATAGAAAAAGATGCCCATTCGATAGCCGAGTTTTATGTAAAACCAGCCTTCAGAAAAAGCGGAGTGGGGCAAAAGGCCGCTCAACTCGTCTTTAAAAAGTTTCCTGGAAAATGGGAGGTGGCACAAATAGCGGCAAATAAACCTGCTATCAATTTTTGGCGTGAAACAATCAGCGCGATTACCGGCGGGAAATATAATGAGGTCGTGCTAGATACGAACAGTTGGCAAGGCCCAGTTCAGACATTTACTATTACCTAA
- a CDS encoding glycosyltransferase family 2 protein, whose translation MKKVLKTTAHHAILTSKKIIGKSPMLKSKLKKALLPHLGVVSVADKNYDKWLENNLPDGVEVAKIKRAADALPYRPLISVIVPTYNTNHQFLSDCFESVLAQAYDNWELCVVDDASPDEGVRDIIKEYAQLDSRIKYKLLEKNQHIAGATNEAIAMASGEFVSLFDHDDILWPNALYEVAKALNKDKTLDFLYTDEDKITENRKAYQAPFFKPDWNPDFLHSVNYITHFSTIRKTILDQLGGQKKDYNGAQDWDLFLRVTGVTKKIHHIPRIVYSWRIHDSSTAKSTDTKPYVIEAQKKAIEDDLKRKGHPEAQVKRDPKNPGYWMVEYPVENNPLISIVIPTKNQYKVVKRCITSIYAKTTYQNFEIILVDTGSTDKRVLSWYEQLKAQHRNLKIVDWPEQPFSYARSCNEGARHARGELLVMLNNDTEVITPNWLELLAGDAQRKEIGAVGCLLFFPDKVHVQHAGIGVGLGGVAANSFSMAINHGLTPNQHLYLNTKHNMTAVTAACMMIKKSLYDEIGGFDEEFRVTYNDVDLCLRLREKGYYNLYTPYVQLLHHESISVGLPSEIKKRDTKEMRAAMSMFKERWAKYIQHDPDLNPNINKDNALYEVDPRHSYQP comes from the coding sequence TTGAAAAAGGTATTAAAGACAACTGCACACCACGCAATCCTAACCAGTAAGAAGATTATTGGCAAGTCGCCGATGCTCAAAAGCAAGTTAAAAAAGGCGCTTTTGCCCCATCTGGGCGTAGTGTCAGTTGCGGATAAGAACTACGACAAATGGCTAGAGAATAATCTGCCCGACGGAGTAGAGGTTGCTAAAATCAAGCGAGCGGCCGATGCGCTGCCGTATCGTCCTTTGATCTCTGTTATTGTTCCGACTTACAACACCAATCATCAATTTTTAAGCGACTGTTTTGAATCGGTGTTGGCCCAGGCATACGACAATTGGGAATTATGCGTGGTCGACGACGCCTCACCAGATGAAGGCGTGCGCGATATCATCAAAGAATATGCCCAACTTGATTCACGTATAAAATACAAGCTTTTAGAAAAAAACCAACATATTGCCGGCGCAACAAACGAGGCTATCGCGATGGCAAGCGGTGAGTTTGTGAGCCTGTTCGATCACGATGATATTCTCTGGCCAAATGCGCTATACGAAGTCGCCAAAGCGCTCAATAAAGACAAAACCCTCGACTTCTTATACACCGACGAAGATAAAATCACTGAAAACCGCAAAGCCTATCAGGCGCCCTTCTTTAAGCCTGATTGGAACCCGGACTTCTTGCATAGCGTCAATTACATTACCCATTTTTCAACTATCCGCAAAACCATCCTCGATCAACTCGGCGGTCAAAAAAAGGACTACAATGGCGCGCAAGATTGGGATCTCTTTCTCCGGGTGACGGGTGTCACTAAAAAAATTCATCATATCCCACGGATTGTTTACAGCTGGCGAATTCATGATTCCTCGACCGCCAAATCTACTGACACCAAACCCTATGTCATCGAAGCGCAAAAAAAAGCAATAGAAGATGACCTAAAACGAAAAGGCCATCCAGAGGCTCAGGTAAAACGGGATCCAAAAAATCCTGGCTATTGGATGGTTGAATATCCGGTAGAAAATAACCCCCTGATTTCAATTGTTATTCCAACCAAGAATCAGTATAAGGTGGTAAAGCGCTGCATTACTTCGATATACGCCAAAACAACCTACCAAAATTTTGAAATAATCTTGGTCGATACCGGCTCGACCGATAAGCGCGTACTTTCGTGGTACGAGCAGCTAAAGGCGCAACATCGTAATTTAAAGATTGTCGATTGGCCAGAACAGCCCTTTAGTTATGCCCGCAGCTGCAACGAAGGCGCTCGGCACGCCCGCGGAGAGTTATTAGTTATGCTCAATAACGACACCGAAGTGATAACGCCTAACTGGCTTGAATTGCTGGCTGGCGATGCGCAGCGTAAAGAGATCGGTGCAGTTGGCTGCCTGCTGTTTTTCCCAGATAAAGTTCACGTGCAGCATGCCGGCATTGGTGTTGGCTTGGGCGGCGTGGCGGCCAATTCGTTTTCAATGGCCATCAACCATGGTCTTACGCCCAACCAGCATCTTTACTTAAATACCAAACACAACATGACCGCTGTTACTGCAGCTTGTATGATGATCAAGAAAAGCCTCTACGATGAAATTGGTGGTTTTGACGAAGAGTTCCGCGTGACCTATAACGATGTCGACCTATGCCTCAGACTGCGAGAAAAGGGCTACTACAATCTGTATACGCCGTATGTTCAGTTGTTGCACCACGAGTCAATCAGCGTTGGTCTGCCAAGTGAAATTAAAAAACGCGACACGAAAGAAATGCGGGCGGCTATGAGCATGTTTAAAGAACGCTGGGCGAAATATATTCAGCACGATCCCGATTTAAATCCAAATATTAACAAAGACAACGCACTTTATGAAGTCGATCCACGGCATAGCTACCAGCCGTAG
- a CDS encoding deaminase, with protein sequence MTTDKKFLARAIALAEASPEPVGCGVVIVQKGKVIAEAYNSQRADKIAVHHAEVKAIIAANKATNSRKLEGAVAYCSCEPCAMCLTALSYAKVGRIVFYNTMKELFPDDPQSNLDASQFVKGLNFVPKLERLAL encoded by the coding sequence ATGACGACTGATAAAAAGTTTCTGGCTCGGGCGATTGCGCTGGCCGAAGCGTCTCCAGAGCCGGTTGGCTGCGGCGTTGTTATTGTGCAGAAGGGTAAAGTTATTGCCGAAGCATATAATTCGCAGCGGGCAGACAAGATTGCGGTGCACCACGCCGAAGTGAAGGCAATTATTGCTGCCAACAAGGCCACGAACAGTCGGAAACTGGAAGGCGCGGTCGCCTATTGTAGCTGCGAGCCCTGTGCGATGTGCCTGACCGCCTTGTCGTACGCAAAGGTAGGGCGGATTGTTTTTTATAACACGATGAAGGAGCTTTTTCCTGATGACCCCCAGTCTAATCTCGATGCTTCTCAGTTCGTGAAGGGCCTTAATTTTGTTCCTAAGTTGGAACGACTAGCGCTGTAG
- a CDS encoding Ig-like domain-containing protein, with product MYKTELPGGGMRGEKYKNLLLGRSMRLGGSFLLSALLLCLLGQPAAGANLANNLEGQWNFNENTGSTASDTSGKGHHGTIVRTGSGSPAWVSPGRSGGAALQFDGSGALGAAASTVNLGNNAALDAMPTYVLSVWAKFNAGYHGPCGGNSYANLIGRNNGSPNWSYMLYVNGAGKIRVHHRQSNGVGKLYDSASTIPINQWVHIVQVADGNRLRLYINGVEDASSATASAANTYDGTAFSLPTANTYIGQDTRECAPNATIDDATILTPLRAPGGVFGGLEYWLRSDDMLLSAGTIQAWDDVFQWHTDYDIAGPTVPTIGEGFNFHNTARFNSGYLAFTNKQLLAGAQAGEIFSMVQTLRGLGQSGGYPYEFGGGGSATTWQYDHSSNEILTGFGNTVRRAWDPRTAPAGGPTRSVNDPLIYNELSKPGEWTARFNGLTNFTTATNTVNFDTSPSGHTYIGAAHNSRFVDGNLSEVIAFRRDLSPADRDRVQSYMAVKYGMTLGTTSSPLNYKASNDTAIWTGSATYQNNITGIGRDDISMLNQKQSKSENPTGLVTIGHGNTIAVDNASNSNNFTDDRDFLLFGDNNGNLAWSATGAPAGQQKLGRVFRVQNTGSVGSVKVQVPGNSSSLVTKLPSEVTAVYLLVDTDEDFSSGATATLMTLNGTDWEANSVLANGSYFTFSTDIMPPPDMTATTDSGSSNTDNITNDTTPTFTGICADGQTVTLRIDGAVIAPTATCTSGSYTITPSVPIAEGNHTITAGDPVSASLAFTIDTTEPLPSMPDMLAATDSGASNGDDLTNDTTPTFAGTCTDGRTVTLYVDGAAIAPTAICTSGVYVITPSTALAEGIRAITTTQGVDIAGNTSAQTAPLNVTIDITPPPAPVITGPADGAATNDTTPTFSGTGEEGATVTVEDATGAVICTSVVTSGAWSCAPTTPLTGGAHSFKASQTDVAGNTGPESTPNAVTIDTSLPAPPVIKTPANGTITQDTMPFIVGTGIPNATLHLVIDGGTPIDISVDSAGNWSYTPLSPLSEGPHNLVATQTTPAGTTSGVSATNNFTIDITSPAAPVITSPSNGEELNIETPNILGTGEPYAKVEVKDEHGNVLCKATVTSSGTWSCVSAPLAEGTHTLSATQTDQAGNTSDPSTETTVIIKVNTDGAASALEDGAPNNGDGNGDGVKDSEQGNVTSIPNPVTGGYVTLEVISDSCQRVRNLQVIPQSSVASDQGRPYPVGLFDYTFDCYAPGAQAQVALYLNKAYDTSQWEWRKFNSVVKSFSTIANVSYGTANIGGSTITTATFTVKEGASLDEDAKTNGTFVDPSGPAIAPANSENLPNTGQNLRIILIVAALLVVASGVILWVFMKKKKAKKKTPTGK from the coding sequence ATGTATAAAACAGAACTACCAGGAGGCGGCATGAGGGGTGAGAAATACAAGAACTTATTACTCGGTAGGTCAATGCGCTTGGGCGGCTCCTTTTTGTTAAGCGCACTCCTATTGTGTTTGCTCGGACAGCCTGCTGCCGGTGCTAATCTGGCCAATAACCTTGAGGGGCAGTGGAACTTTAATGAAAATACGGGCTCGACCGCCAGCGATACGTCCGGAAAGGGCCATCACGGGACGATTGTTCGTACTGGTTCAGGAAGTCCAGCATGGGTGAGCCCGGGGCGTAGTGGAGGCGCCGCACTGCAATTTGACGGTAGCGGTGCACTTGGGGCGGCCGCAAGCACAGTGAATCTTGGCAATAACGCTGCGTTAGATGCCATGCCAACCTATGTACTTTCAGTTTGGGCAAAGTTTAATGCGGGATATCATGGCCCCTGTGGGGGCAACAGCTATGCTAATCTCATTGGTAGAAACAATGGTAGCCCTAATTGGTCGTACATGCTGTATGTTAACGGAGCCGGCAAAATACGGGTACATCACCGGCAATCTAATGGAGTAGGTAAACTATACGATTCCGCAAGCACCATCCCGATTAACCAGTGGGTGCATATCGTACAAGTGGCCGATGGCAATCGTTTGCGCCTGTATATCAATGGGGTAGAAGATGCTAGTTCAGCAACTGCTTCGGCAGCAAACACTTATGACGGGACCGCTTTTAGCTTGCCTACCGCCAATACCTACATTGGTCAAGATACGCGCGAATGTGCACCAAATGCTACCATTGACGACGCTACTATTTTAACGCCACTAAGAGCACCGGGGGGTGTGTTTGGCGGACTTGAGTACTGGCTTCGATCAGACGACATGCTACTCAGTGCAGGTACAATTCAGGCTTGGGACGATGTGTTTCAGTGGCATACCGACTACGATATTGCCGGGCCAACAGTCCCCACCATCGGCGAAGGCTTTAACTTTCATAACACCGCTCGGTTTAATAGCGGTTACTTAGCCTTTACTAATAAGCAACTTTTAGCCGGGGCGCAAGCTGGCGAAATATTCTCTATGGTGCAAACTTTAAGAGGGCTGGGCCAATCTGGCGGATACCCTTATGAGTTTGGCGGTGGTGGTTCGGCGACTACTTGGCAGTACGATCATTCTTCAAACGAAATCTTAACCGGCTTTGGTAATACTGTCCGTCGTGCCTGGGATCCGCGAACAGCGCCAGCCGGTGGCCCGACCAGAAGTGTCAATGATCCACTCATTTACAACGAGCTCAGCAAGCCGGGAGAATGGACGGCGAGGTTTAATGGCCTAACGAATTTTACCACCGCAACTAATACCGTAAATTTTGATACCAGTCCTTCTGGTCATACCTATATTGGTGCTGCACATAACTCGCGGTTTGTTGATGGTAACCTAAGTGAGGTCATCGCCTTTCGCCGTGATCTAAGCCCAGCCGACCGCGACCGGGTGCAATCGTACATGGCAGTTAAATATGGTATGACACTCGGCACGACAAGTTCGCCACTTAATTACAAGGCATCGAATGACACGGCTATCTGGACTGGTTCGGCAACCTACCAAAACAACATAACCGGTATCGGTCGCGACGACATTTCTATGCTCAATCAAAAACAATCAAAGTCGGAAAATCCTACTGGGTTAGTTACTATCGGGCATGGCAACACGATTGCCGTTGATAACGCCAGCAACTCCAATAACTTTACCGACGATAGAGACTTTCTGCTATTTGGCGATAATAATGGCAACCTCGCTTGGTCGGCAACAGGGGCGCCGGCCGGACAGCAAAAACTCGGGCGGGTATTTAGGGTGCAAAATACAGGGAGCGTTGGGTCGGTGAAGGTACAAGTACCCGGCAACAGCTCATCCCTGGTGACCAAATTGCCCAGTGAAGTAACGGCGGTTTATTTGTTGGTCGATACGGACGAAGATTTCTCGAGTGGCGCAACGGCTACTCTAATGACCCTAAATGGCACCGATTGGGAAGCGAACAGCGTGCTTGCAAATGGCAGCTACTTCACTTTTTCAACTGATATCATGCCGCCACCTGATATGACGGCGACGACCGATAGCGGTTCGAGCAACACCGACAACATTACTAACGATACAACGCCAACCTTTACAGGCATTTGTGCAGATGGTCAAACCGTCACCTTACGAATTGATGGCGCGGTAATTGCCCCCACGGCCACCTGTACGAGCGGCAGTTACACTATTACGCCAAGTGTACCCATTGCTGAGGGTAATCACACTATTACGGCTGGCGATCCTGTAAGCGCTTCGCTGGCTTTTACAATCGATACCACCGAACCACTTCCAAGCATGCCCGATATGCTGGCCGCCACCGATAGCGGCGCGAGTAATGGTGATGATCTGACGAATGACACCACGCCAACGTTTGCCGGTACCTGTACGGATGGACGTACGGTGACGCTTTATGTTGATGGTGCCGCTATAGCACCAACGGCTATCTGCACCAGTGGAGTGTATGTTATTACACCCAGTACTGCTCTCGCCGAAGGTATCCGGGCAATTACCACCACCCAAGGAGTTGACATAGCCGGGAACACCTCTGCGCAAACTGCACCTTTAAACGTTACTATAGATATTACACCACCGCCTGCTCCTGTTATAACTGGTCCGGCTGATGGCGCTGCTACCAACGACACAACACCGACCTTCTCGGGAACGGGCGAAGAGGGCGCAACCGTAACTGTTGAAGATGCTACCGGCGCGGTTATTTGCACCAGTGTGGTTACAAGCGGTGCCTGGTCGTGTGCCCCAACAACACCTCTCACAGGTGGTGCCCACAGCTTTAAGGCTAGCCAAACAGATGTGGCTGGAAATACCGGGCCCGAGAGTACGCCTAATGCTGTTACCATTGATACATCGCTGCCCGCTCCGCCAGTGATTAAAACTCCTGCAAACGGCACAATCACTCAGGATACTATGCCGTTTATTGTCGGGACTGGCATTCCAAACGCCACGCTGCATTTGGTAATTGATGGCGGTACGCCGATCGATATTTCGGTAGACAGCGCTGGTAACTGGTCGTACACCCCACTCAGCCCATTGTCTGAGGGGCCACATAACTTAGTAGCTACCCAAACTACTCCTGCGGGCACTACCTCAGGGGTAAGCGCCACCAATAACTTTACAATTGATATCACATCGCCTGCTGCTCCGGTTATTACCAGCCCCAGTAATGGCGAAGAGCTGAATATTGAAACGCCAAATATTCTTGGTACTGGCGAGCCTTATGCCAAAGTAGAAGTCAAAGACGAGCACGGTAATGTACTGTGTAAAGCCACGGTCACCAGTAGTGGCACCTGGAGCTGCGTTTCGGCCCCGCTCGCCGAAGGAACGCATACGCTCAGCGCCACCCAAACAGATCAAGCCGGAAATACCTCCGATCCAAGTACTGAAACCACCGTGATTATAAAGGTTAATACTGATGGCGCTGCTTCTGCGCTAGAAGATGGTGCGCCAAATAATGGCGACGGCAACGGCGATGGAGTAAAAGATAGCGAACAAGGTAATGTGACCTCAATTCCAAACCCCGTAACCGGTGGTTACGTGACGCTAGAGGTCATTAGCGACAGCTGCCAACGGGTGAGGAATCTTCAGGTCATACCTCAATCTTCAGTGGCTTCGGATCAAGGTCGACCCTATCCGGTTGGACTCTTCGATTATACCTTTGACTGCTATGCTCCTGGCGCTCAGGCGCAAGTAGCGCTCTATCTGAACAAAGCTTACGACACAAGCCAATGGGAGTGGCGCAAGTTTAACTCGGTGGTGAAGTCATTTAGCACAATAGCTAATGTAAGTTACGGTACGGCCAATATTGGCGGATCTACCATAACAACGGCAACCTTTACAGTTAAAGAAGGCGCAAGTCTCGATGAAGACGCAAAAACTAACGGTACCTTTGTTGACCCAAGTGGCCCTGCCATTGCTCCAGCCAACAGCGAAAATCTACCCAATACCGGCCAAAATCTACGAATTATATTGATCGTGGCCGCACTCTTAGTAGTAGCAAGCGGGGTGATTCTCTGGGTCTTCATGAAGAAAAAGAAAGCTAAAAAGAAAACACCTACCGGAAAATAG
- a CDS encoding DUF1801 domain-containing protein: MNNVEIFIEQKVLPQYKEIVTKFRELVREKYPELKEEMRGGTEKYPGVPVYRLKRIVITISPTKQGITFAFTDGGQFQDKYNQLEGAGHKTLNLRLKSIDEFDEAQMQYYIDQAIKLQSAS, translated from the coding sequence ATGAACAACGTTGAAATTTTTATTGAACAAAAAGTCTTGCCACAATATAAGGAGATCGTCACAAAGTTTCGCGAACTGGTGCGAGAAAAGTACCCAGAATTAAAAGAAGAAATGAGGGGCGGAACCGAAAAGTACCCGGGGGTACCGGTGTACCGCTTAAAGCGAATTGTTATTACGATTAGTCCTACCAAGCAGGGTATCACCTTTGCATTTACCGATGGCGGTCAGTTTCAAGATAAATACAATCAACTTGAAGGTGCTGGGCATAAAACACTAAATTTGCGCTTAAAGAGTATCGATGAATTTGACGAAGCGCAGATGCAATATTATATTGACCAAGCAATTAAACTACAAAGCGCCTCTTAG
- the wecB gene encoding UDP-N-acetylglucosamine 2-epimerase (non-hydrolyzing), producing the protein MKKVLLIFGTRPEAIKMAPMIKELQTRKQSFDVRVCVTGQHREMLDQVLDFFAITPDYDLAVMQPGQTLFGVTAKVLEKLEPVVDEFQPDIILVQGDTTSAFVGALAGYYKQTTVGHLEAGLRSGDIYSPFPEEMNRVMVGRIATYHFAPTERAAKALLAEGVPSDHIFKVGNTVIDALLLGLEIIKSHDESTYKNVFEGVDWSKKLLLVTGHRRESFGEGFESMCHAIKRLATENSDIEIVYPVHLNPNVQEPVRRILGNLQNVHLIAPLDYPQLIWLMEKAYLVLTDSGGIQEEAPTLGKPVLVMRNVTERQEGVEAGTAKLVGTDGEVIYRETQELLANQAAYAKMANAINPYGDGTTARQIADILEK; encoded by the coding sequence ATGAAAAAAGTGTTATTAATCTTCGGTACTCGGCCCGAAGCAATCAAAATGGCGCCGATGATTAAGGAACTGCAAACGCGCAAACAAAGCTTTGATGTCCGGGTGTGCGTCACCGGTCAGCACCGCGAAATGCTTGATCAAGTGCTTGATTTCTTTGCCATTACTCCAGATTACGACCTGGCGGTCATGCAGCCCGGGCAAACACTGTTCGGAGTAACCGCTAAAGTGCTCGAAAAGCTCGAACCAGTTGTTGATGAGTTTCAACCTGATATTATTCTGGTCCAAGGCGATACCACCAGCGCTTTTGTTGGGGCGCTGGCGGGTTACTATAAACAAACTACGGTCGGGCACCTTGAAGCAGGACTACGGAGCGGGGATATATACTCACCTTTCCCTGAAGAAATGAACCGGGTGATGGTCGGCCGAATCGCTACTTATCATTTTGCGCCGACCGAACGGGCGGCAAAGGCGCTCCTTGCGGAAGGAGTGCCAAGTGACCACATATTTAAAGTGGGCAACACGGTTATCGATGCACTGCTTTTGGGCCTGGAAATTATCAAGAGTCATGACGAATCAACCTACAAAAACGTTTTTGAAGGCGTCGATTGGTCAAAGAAGCTACTGCTCGTAACCGGGCACCGTCGGGAAAGCTTTGGTGAAGGTTTTGAAAGCATGTGCCATGCGATTAAACGGCTAGCCACCGAAAATAGCGATATTGAAATTGTATATCCAGTTCATCTTAACCCGAACGTGCAAGAACCGGTCCGCCGTATTTTAGGCAATTTGCAGAACGTGCATCTTATAGCGCCGCTTGATTACCCGCAGTTAATTTGGCTAATGGAAAAAGCCTACCTGGTTCTGACCGATTCCGGCGGGATCCAGGAAGAGGCACCGACTCTTGGAAAGCCGGTACTGGTAATGCGCAACGTTACTGAGCGCCAAGAAGGGGTCGAGGCGGGCACGGCCAAATTAGTCGGCACTGACGGAGAGGTAATTTATCGTGAGACCCAAGAACTCCTCGCGAATCAAGCGGCCTACGCCAAAATGGCGAATGCAATCAATCCATACGGTGACGGGACCACCGCAAGGCAAATCGCTGATATACTAGAGAAGTAA